Within Vicia villosa cultivar HV-30 ecotype Madison, WI linkage group LG1, Vvil1.0, whole genome shotgun sequence, the genomic segment tgaactttgaccggccataactccctcctcgttcatccaaaaaattccaaccaaagcttattttgaaggaacttcaattatatttcaaatgaaattggtcccatggtcattggatttaccctttggaaaatatgagctaagacattacaggtcattttcaaagtcaacaaaaagcagttttttgtcaaagcccataacatcaagataactgaACTTTGACCCCCCCTATTTTCAACATTTTTAACTTTTGAACCCCCTTTTACAAAACTCAGCCTTTCAGTCCCCAAACTTACTTACTTTTGGCAATTTTTGAGCCCCCCACCAGAATTGCATATGTGGCGTGTTTTAATGATGACATGGAAGGGTGACCACGTTGCCACGTCAATAAATAAGTCAAcccaatatttttaattatattattccaCTTTAATAAATGATGAAATTTGTTAAGTGGAATTTGTGTTTTTTGAACCCTAAATTGAAACgagttcttcttcttcccttctgCTTCTTCCCTTCGTCTTCTTCCCTTCTTCTTCAGTTAGGGTTGGAATCACAGTAAAGCTCCTTCTTCTCGTTCGACCATGTCCCGTTGTTCTGTAGCAAGTAATCGCAGCAAAGCTTCCTTCGTCCATGGAGAATGCAGATGTGGTCTGGATGCACCCTTGATGACTTCGTGGACAGATGCTAACCCAGGACGCCGTTTTTATGGGTGTGGGATGTACAAGGTTAGTTTATAACAAACTTCATCAGCTTTTCCCTTGTTTCTTCTAAACATTGAAACTCATACCGTATACTCTCGTCTCTAGATCCAAGGGTCCAAACGATGCAACCATTTTGTTTGGTATGATGAAGAGATGGGAGCAAGAGCAAAGAATATGATTTCTACACTAAATCAGAGACTGAATAGTGCAAAGGTGACTATTGAAGAAGGGAAGAAAGTAGAAGAAGAGATGAATAAGCAGATTAAGGATTTGAAAATGAAGATCAAGAATTTGAAGATTTTGATTGTTATTATTCTTGTGTGCAGTGTTGGTAGCATTAGTATTAGGTTGTTGTAATCCGTATGTTGCAAGACTATTGTAATGTGTCTGCAAGTTTGAATGTTAGATGTTATCTGTTAAGTCAATACCAAATTGGTGGTCAATACCATCTGTTATGCAATTTCAATGTTATATGTTATCTGTTAAATCAATATCAATGTTATCTGTTTATCAATGTTATCTGTCCATACCAAATCACAGGTCCTTGAATTTGTAGCTCACGATTGGCATAACAAACACTTAATTGGATATCAAACAGAATCTGTACATATTTGGATATCAAAGCAATACAAATGACTATTGAACATACTTTGAACAGAATATGTACATAACTACAGGAACAAAATCTTCTTCATGTAATCTGTACTTTTGAACAGAATCTGTAATTATTGGACCTATAATTTTGAACAAAATATGTACATATTTGGACCTGTTGTAACTTTGTACAAAATCTGTACATAATTGGACCTGTAATCACTAGTTAACCATAATAGCATACTAGTTAACCATAATTGGACCTGTACAAAATCTGTACATAATTTTGACAGTAATTGAAATATATAATAGTTAACCATAATAGCATTGAACAAAATATGTCCATACGATATACCATATGACAGAATTGCAACTTCATTTAATTGGCATAATACTAGGTTATCCAAAATAGTAGGTTGTTCATTACAAGTACACCATAATAGCAAATTCATGACAGAACTAGGTTATCCAAAATACTAGGTTACACCATAATACAACTTAACCAAAATACTAATTATCCAAAATACAAGTAATCCAAAATACTAGGTCATCCAAAATACAAGTGATCCAAAATACTAGGTAATCCAAaatacaagttatccagaatccTAGGCACTACTGCTGAGATGGTTGTGTAGCCATTGGTGCTTGGGATGAGTTTCCAATCTCCTCTTCAtttggctttgttttcttcttctgtCCACCAGCAATCTTCTTCTTGTTTACCCCTTTTGGGATGGCTCTATCAGCAGCTGTCTTGCCTTTGCAGCTTCTCTTGTTATGTCCCATTCCTCCACATTTATGACAAGTAACTGTTGCAAGTTTCCTAGGCAGTACATGCTTTAGTCTTGGTTCATCATTAGCTTTGTTCCTCATTTTCTTGGGACGACCTATGGCCCTTCTCATAATAGGTGGATTCATGGTGGACTGATTATCTAAAGGCCACAATTGTGGACCATTAGTGGGGTAAATGATGTGTGAGTAGATGTTCTTGAAAGTGTCCTTCCTGTAAAAGTCAAACACATTTAGATATACACATAGATTAAGATACACATTTACTAACTTAAATACATGTGATAGAATGGTGTACCTGTAATATTCAGAAACATAGTCTTCaggttttttcttgttttgccAAATACATGTGATAGAATGGCTACAAGGGATACCAGTTAAATCCCATTTCCTACATGCACAAGTCTCTTGCTTGAGGTTAACAACATATGTGTCAATTCCATTAGTGACACCATATATGGCCATGTCATCATCACCATGCCATGTGGGAGTCCAATGTGCTGCATTCCTCTTGTTTTTTTCTAGCACCATTTGTATTCTAGGACATATATCACCACTGTAGTTATTCACTAGCTCTTTCATCTTAGCTATCCTCTTAGTGAGGTAATGCTTAATCCCCTCTAATAGAGTGATTATTGGCTTATCCCTATATTCTAGAATAGCCCTATTAAAAGCTTCACACATGTTGTTTACCTGGAGGTCACATTTGGAATAGGTTTTGAAGTGAGACCGACTCCAATAAGTTGCAGGGACATCCACCATTTCCTTCCATACAGTTTCTTTCATGCCTTTCATTTTTAACATTGCCCTTTCCCATGATGGTACAGTTGTAGCTCTTGCTGCACTCCACATAACCTCTTTGAATTCAAGACCAGGATTCTTCTTCTTCCAATTCCCATATAGATGCTTCACACATATGCGTTGCTCAACATGAGCACTCACACTTTGAATTGCTGGTATTAATCCCTGCCATATAATGAAAATAAGTTTGAATGATAAgtaatctcaacatatacatgtaCACATCAAGATTCAAAAAATGGTAAATAATTACAAGTTTGAATGTACCTTTTGTTGGTCTGAGATAAAAGCATAGGCTCTTTGGTTTATAGCTTCCAAGTCTTCCAATAGAAGTTTGATGAACCAATCCCAAGAATCTCTTGTTTCAGCCTCCACCACAGCATATGCAATAGGCATAATCTTATTATTTCCATCTCTCCCAACTGCTGCCATCAACTGACCTCCAAAATCACCTTTCAAAAAACAAGCATCCAACCCTATTAATGGCCTACAGAATTTTGCAAAGCCATACTTGCATGCCTCTAGACATACATAGATTCTTTCAAAGACAGGGCCTTCATTTGAGTCTGCACACCTAATCACAACAGTACTGTTAGGGTTGGATTTCAACAATTCTTGGGCATACCTCCTCAAATGTTGAAATTGTTCCATACCAGCCCCTTGCAACATATCCATGGCCCTCCTTTTAGCCCTATAAGCCTGATCATGTGATAACTTTACTCCCCATCTATCAAGAGCTTGGGCAATCAATCCTGCTGGCTTCATGTCAGGGTTGTGTCTCAAAATGTGGCCAAACTTCTTAGCCAACCAGTTAGTCTTTGCTTGTCTATTATAAGGAGTTCTAGCATAATTATGTTCATCTATTAAACTAACCACTTGCCAATACTGATTCCCCACCCTCTTACTAACTCTCATGTGAAAATTGCATCCTTCCATACATTTAATCACCATTCTCTTTGCCTCATTCTTCTTTATGACAACATTTTTGTTGTTCTCCATACCATAATCTTTGACAgcatccttcaccatttctttgtTACTGAAGACCATACCAAGCTCAAACTTTGATGTCTCACCTCTTTTATAAGAAGGAAACTTCTCATGTTCCTCATCATTACCACTATCATTAGGTGTATGCAGCACATCAGAATCATCATCCTCATCACTTTTTCTAGCCTTATCATGATTCTCATCAAATTGCATTACTGATGTCCAATCCAAATCCTCAGTTTGTTCCATATAATCATCACTGCATTCTAAGTCCTCATCAGATAAACTACCTACCTCAGTATCAGCCACatagtcttcatcttcttcatcatcttctattCCAACATCAACATGTTCAGTCTCAACATGTTCAGTCTCAACATGTTCAGTATCCACATCTCCTCTGTCAGCTTCATTCACATCCATTTCATTGTCACTTGCATCTACATTCTTAGGCATATCATCATCCTTTACAACTTCAACATCACTATCAACCTCATCCTCAGCACAGTTTGGGCCACCATCCTCATCATAATGATCTACTATGTCTTCATCACCTAACACTTCTACTGTATGCTCAACATAAACATCCACCAAGGCAAATCCTTTTAAGTCCTCAATTAACTTAAGAACATCACCATCACAGTTAAGGGGTCTCAGACCACGACTAAAACTATACTTAGGGTTCCAATACCACATGCATTTGAT encodes:
- the LOC131596538 gene encoding uncharacterized protein LOC131596538; amino-acid sequence: MSRCSVASNRSKASFVHGECRCGLDAPLMTSWTDANPGRRFYGCGMYKIQGSKRCNHFVWYDEEMGARAKNMISTLNQRLNSAKVTIEEGKKVEEEMNKQIKDLKMKIKNLKILIVIILVCSVGSISIRLL
- the LOC131596548 gene encoding uncharacterized protein LOC131596548, translating into MTQSSNAGTGNHSGDIPPIPLSSKHKEDVRFCSRPVQSQTIKLRIHHMGELVDHPVKWYVNGLVSEMDWLWDTDYMSYMQFEKLIRKEGYRNIKCMWYWNPKYSFSRGLRPLNCDGDVLKLIEDLKGFALVDVYVEHTVEVLGDEDIVDHYDEDGGPNCAEDEVDSDVEVVKDDDMPKNVDASDNEMDVNEADRGDVDTEHVETEHVETEHVDVGIEDDEEDEDYVADTEVGSLSDEDLECSDDYMEQTEDLDWTSVMQFDENHDKARKSDEDDDSDVLHTPNDSGNDEEHEKFPSYKRGETSKFELGMVFSNKEMVKDAVKDYGMENNKNVVIKKNEAKRMVIKCMEGCNFHMRVSKRVGNQYWQVVSLIDEHNYARTPYNRQAKTNWLAKKFGHILRHNPDMKPAGLIAQALDRWGVKLSHDQAYRAKRRAMDMLQGAGMEQFQHLRRYAQELLKSNPNSTVVIRCADSNEGPVFERIYVCLEACKYGFAKFCRPLIGLDACFLKGDFGGQLMAAVGRDGNNKIMPIAYAVVEAETRDSWDWFIKLLLEDLEAINQRAYAFISDQQKGLIPAIQSVSAHVEQRICVKHLYGNWKKKNPGLEFKEVMWSAARATTVPSWERAMLKMKGMKETVWKEMVDVPATYWSRSHFKTYSKCDLQVNNMCEAFNRAILEYRDKPIITLLEGIKHYLTKRIAKMKELVNNYSGDICPRIQMVLEKNKRNAAHWTPTWHGDDDMAIYGVTNGIDTYVVNLKQETCACRKWDLTGIPCSHSITCIWQNKKKPEDYVSEYYRKDTFKNIYSHIIYPTNGPQLWPLDNQSTMNPPIMRRAIGRPKKMRNKANDEPRLKHVLPRKLATVTCHKCGGMGHNKRSCKGKTAADRAIPKGVNKKKIAGGQKKKTKPNEEEIGNSSQAPMATQPSQQ